A window of Candidatus Omnitrophota bacterium genomic DNA:
AAGACCCCTTCTTTATCGGCCAATATTTTATAAGCATTCAAAATCTCTTCATCACTTACCATATCTATTTCGCCGCCGGATTCATCTCTTGCGGCCACCGCCTGTTTCCAGCTTGCGGGATTACCTATCTTTATCGCCGTCGCTATGGTATCCGGTTTTTTTACTACATGCCCTCTTACTATGGGAGCCGATCCTTCTGCCTGAAAACCGACCATCTTCGGAAGATTTTTGCTCTTTCCCGCTTTATTATATTCTTTATATCCCTTCCAATAGGCAGTAATGTTGCCGGCGTTTCCGACCGGAATAACGTGGTAATCCGGCGCTTCGCCGTCAAATGCATCACATATCTCAAAAGCGCCCGTCTTTTGACCCTCGATCCTATACGGATTGATCGAATTTACGAGAGTTATGGGATATTTATCGGTAATCGCTATGACTAAAGTAAGCGCGTCGTCAAAATTTCCGTCAATCGCTATAACTTTGGCCCCGTGAATAAGCGCCTGAGCCAATTTTCCAAGAGCAATGGCGCCCGAAGGTATAAGCACTATGCATTTTATACTGCCCCTCGCGGCATATGCCGCGGCTGAAGCGGAGGTATTGCCGGTCGAAGCGCACATAACAGCGCGAGATCCTTCCTCAATGGCCTTCGTGACAGCTACCGTCATGCCTCTGTCTTTAAATGAACCTGTGGGATTTAAGCCCTCGTATTTGAGATATACCTCCATGCCGTTCCCGGCCAATTCGCTTAAGTGGCAGGCGTAAATAAGAGGTGTATCCCCTTCATTCAATGATACTACCGGCGTCTTACTACTTATGGGCAGATATTTTTTATAGCGCTCTATTACACCTTTATACATCAGCTCATCTCCATTCTGACCGCAACGGGCTTTCCGGATATAAAATTGAACTTATTTATCATGCTTAAGGCCTTCCTCAGGTCGGCTTCAACGGCCTCATGCGTCATCATAACGATGGGGACGGCGTGCCGTCTATTCCTATCCTTCTGGGTCACGTCGGCTATGCTTATCTTAAAATCTGCCAGTATCCCGGCTATAGCTGCCAGGACACCCGGCTTATCTATGGCCATGAACCTGATATAGTATTTGCTTTTCACCATGCCTATTCTCTTCATGACTTTCATGCCCGGATTAAAAGAGATATGCGCGGAGGTGATCTCGCTTCCTTTTGACACACACTCGGCAATATCAATTATGTCGGAAAATACGGCGCTGGAAGTAGCCCTCTCGCCCGCCCCTTCACCATAGAGAAGGCTTTCGCCTATCAGATCGCCTTTTATATAAATTGCGTTCTGGGAGCCCTTCACGCTGGCTAAAAGGTGTTGCGACGAAAGAAGCGTCGGATGGACCCTGACGTCAAGCCCGCCGGCCTCGTTCTTTGCAATGGCAAGAAGTTTAATCGTATATCCAAGCTCTTTAGCATATTGGATATCGCAGAGCTCCACATCTTCTATGCCTTCCACATACATATCCTTAACGTCGATAAATCTTCCAAATCCTAAAAGCGAAAGGATGGCGATTTTATGCGCAGAATCCATACCGCTTATATCCAGGGCAGGGTTTCGCTCAGCGATGCCCAATTCTTGAGCATCGCGCAAAGCTTCTCTGAAGGACTTGCCCTCTTCTTCCATTTTTGAGAGTATGTAATTTGACGTTCCGTTTATTATGCCGTAGATCGCCTGTATCTTATTTGCTATGAAAGAGTCACTAAGGCATTTTATGACTGGTATGCCGCCGCCAACCGATCCTTCGAATTTTATGGCGACACCGTTTTTCGCGGCCGCTTCAAATAGCTCTCTTCCCGAATCGGCAAGAAGGGCTTTATTGGCAGTTACAACATGCTTGCCGTTATTAAGCGCCTTGAGTATGAACTCCTTAGCCGGATGTATGCCCCCGATAAGCTCTACAACAATATCTATATTAGGGTCGTTTAAAATATCGTTTGCATTGGGCGTGAGTTGTGATTTAGGAATATTGATACTACGCCTCGATCTTCGGTCTTTATCGGCCACTTTGACCAGCTCGACAGGAATTTCTTTCTTAGAGCTTACAAACGAACTTTTCTTCGCAAAGATCTTTACGACACCGGCTCCTACAGTACCGAATCCGATCAATCCTATCTTTACCTTTCTCATATCATCCTTTCGGAATTTAGAATTTAGTGGTTCTACTTCGCTCGAATACTTTCGTTCTACTTCGTCAAATATTTATATATTTGACTTCGTAGGAACGATTCCTGCGAAGCCATACTCCTCCGAAACACTAATATGTGCGAAGTAGAATGGTCGGGGCGGGCGGATTTGAACCGCCGACCTCTTGCACCCCAAGCAAGCGCGCTAGGCCAACTGCGCCACGCCCCGATAATGAGACCTTAATACACTTCCGGTTTTGCACTCCTAAGCATCAGATCTTTTACTACGTCTTTCGGTGATTTATTTTTATAAATTACTTCGTACACTTCCCGTGTAAGCGGCATATCGATATTATATTTTTTGGAAAGTTCATACGCCGATTTCGCGGTGGTAACTCCCTCCACCACCATTTCAGTCTCTTTTATTATATCATCCGCCCTTTTCCCTTTCCCGAGCATTTCTCCAAACCACCTGTTTCTGCTGTACGGGCTTATACATGTCGTAATAAGATCACCTAATCCGCTAAGTCCGGCGAACGTTTCCTGCCTCGCCCCCATTGCAACGCCGAGCCTCATTATTTCGGCTAGACCTCTTGTCAAAATGGCCGCTTTCGTATTGGTGCCGAATCCCAAACTATCCGATATGCCTGCCGCAATCGCGATTATATTCTTCAGAGACCCGCCAAGCTCTACGCCGACAACATCTTCCGAGGTATACACCCTAAGGGTGGCGCTCATAAGAAGATCCCGCGCTCTCTCGGCAAGCTTTATCTCGCCGGATGCCGCAACGATTGTGGTGGGCAGGCCCCTGGCAACTTCTATGGCTATACTCGGACCCGACACAGCAACGACTTTTATATCTTTGCCCAGAAGCTCTTTTATTGTTTCGGACATGCGCAAGAGTGTATCGCCTTCTATACCCTTTGTAACCGATATATATAGCGCTTCTTTTGGGGCTATTTTCTTCAGATTTTCTAATACGCTGCGGAGATACTTGGATGGTATAGCTAAAATAATGGCATCTGCATTATCTATCGCATCTTCAAGTGAAGCGGTCATACGGACCCGATCGGGAATCTTTACGCCATTCAGGAATTTTGTGTTCTCTCTCGTCTTTGCTACGGACTCTATATAGTCCTTAAAAACTCCCCAAAGCGATACGCTCAGCCCTTTCTGGGAAAGTACTATCGAAAGTGCCGTACCCCAACCGCCATCTCCTACTACAGCAATCTTTTTCATATATTGGTTTAATTATAATATTAGATTCATAATTTAGCATATAAGCTAGTAATAGTCAAATAAAAAATCCCCGGAAAAATCCGGGGATTTTTTATCAGACTGCGGGGGTGGCATTTTCCAGTTAATCGTATCAGTTCATAGTGTTACCGGCCGTTAGGGCCGATAGATCTATTTTAAGCGAGTGAACGAAAGCGACGCAAAAGACATACTGGCCTGCAATGGCGTACAAAGTGCCGGCAGCTTTACAGATAAGCTTATCTTCGCCGGTGTCAGAATCATGCTTCCTGAGCACATGAAAATGTTTCTTTTTCCAGGCCTCATTCGTCTCCTTAAGGCCTTTAAGGCATTCCAGGTCGGACGGGTCCTTTATGCATATTATCTCTCGGACGAAATAGATGCACCTCTTTTCTATCCTAGCGGTGACGCCGTCTTTTTCGACGACTTCACGTATGCAAAGGTCCCTCTTCCTGCTATCGAGTTTAGTGAGATTTTTATACAGTATCTCTCTCATTTTACCGACCCGCCTACATCGCGGCCTCCCATATTTAAAACTTTTTAAAAGACGTAAAGTAAGACGTATAAAAAATAAACCTCCTTCGGTTCACTATAAGTATATCATATAGAGCGGGAAAAGTCAATAAAGAATATCTAGCTTTTTTAAATCCTAATATAAGCTTCTTATGCCTTCTCGCCTACCTTGCGTTCCGTCCCAAGAATCAGGCGATCTATGTTATCCTTATGCTTGTAACATATTATAATACAAGCAGTTATAGCTAAAATTACGATATCTATCCCTTTGCCGCTGAAAGCTGCTATAAGCGGCACGGATACAGCCAGGAAAATTGAACCGAGTGATACGTACTTTGTGATCCAAACTGTTGCAATCCATACTAGGAGACCCGCTATCAATTCAACAGGCAGAAGAACCGCAAAGACTCCGATAAAAGTAGCGACGCCTTTACCCCCTTTAAAATTCAGAAAAATCGTCCAGTTATGGCCGGCGATCACTGCCATGCCTAAAAGCGCTCTGAAAAGATCGAAACTGACGGCCCCTTTTTGATAAAAAACTGACGCCAGAACCGTGACGGCCAAGACACCTTTCCCTATATCTACCATAAGCGTTATGGCTGCGGGCAATTTACCTAATACGCGCAATACATTTGTCGCGCCTACGTTTCCTGAGCCGTGCTTGCGTACATCCAGCCCGAAAATCTTCCCCATCAAATAGCTCGTCGGTATAGAGCCGAGTAAGTACGCGATTATTATGCCAAGTACTATCATCATCTTCTTTTCCTTCCACCCGCCATACGCTTAATTTTGATCCTGATCGGCACGCCCAGCAAACCCAGTTCTTCGCGCAATATGTTCTTCACATTTTCTATGTAATCATCCGGCAAAAAAGCGGTTTTATTTACGAGGATGCTGAATGTCTGCGGCAAAATACTCTCTTGCGCCAACTTGCGTATCTCTATTAATTTGCCCGAGCGGATCAGGGGCAGCCTCTCCGTCTTCTGCATAATATTTAGTATGTTCGCCAGCTCGTCCTTGGAGAAAACGGCCTTGGTGTTTTTTTCCACCAATTTCATAAGCGGAAATACCTCGTCTATATTGAGGCCTGTCTTGGCTGAAGTAAAGAGAACCGGCATAGATCTTATATAGTGCATCCTCTTACGAAGCGCGTCCTCATATCTGGACATCTCTACGTTCTTTACCGTATCCCATTTGTTGACGAGAAGAATGCACCCTTTTCCGCTTTCTTCCACAAGCCTTATGATCCTCATATCGTCTACCATAAGCCCCTCGTAGCCGTCTA
This region includes:
- a CDS encoding homoserine dehydrogenase; its protein translation is MRKVKIGLIGFGTVGAGVVKIFAKKSSFVSSKKEIPVELVKVADKDRRSRRSINIPKSQLTPNANDILNDPNIDIVVELIGGIHPAKEFILKALNNGKHVVTANKALLADSGRELFEAAAKNGVAIKFEGSVGGGIPVIKCLSDSFIANKIQAIYGIINGTSNYILSKMEEEGKSFREALRDAQELGIAERNPALDISGMDSAHKIAILSLLGFGRFIDVKDMYVEGIEDVELCDIQYAKELGYTIKLLAIAKNEAGGLDVRVHPTLLSSQHLLASVKGSQNAIYIKGDLIGESLLYGEGAGERATSSAVFSDIIDIAECVSKGSEITSAHISFNPGMKVMKRIGMVKSKYYIRFMAIDKPGVLAAIAGILADFKISIADVTQKDRNRRHAVPIVMMTHEAVEADLRKALSMINKFNFISGKPVAVRMEMS
- a CDS encoding NAD(P)-dependent glycerol-3-phosphate dehydrogenase produces the protein MKKIAVVGDGGWGTALSIVLSQKGLSVSLWGVFKDYIESVAKTRENTKFLNGVKIPDRVRMTASLEDAIDNADAIILAIPSKYLRSVLENLKKIAPKEALYISVTKGIEGDTLLRMSETIKELLGKDIKVVAVSGPSIAIEVARGLPTTIVAASGEIKLAERARDLLMSATLRVYTSEDVVGVELGGSLKNIIAIAAGISDSLGFGTNTKAAILTRGLAEIMRLGVAMGARQETFAGLSGLGDLITTCISPYSRNRWFGEMLGKGKRADDIIKETEMVVEGVTTAKSAYELSKKYNIDMPLTREVYEVIYKNKSPKDVVKDLMLRSAKPEVY
- the plsY gene encoding glycerol-3-phosphate 1-O-acyltransferase PlsY codes for the protein MMIVLGIIIAYLLGSIPTSYLMGKIFGLDVRKHGSGNVGATNVLRVLGKLPAAITLMVDIGKGVLAVTVLASVFYQKGAVSFDLFRALLGMAVIAGHNWTIFLNFKGGKGVATFIGVFAVLLPVELIAGLLVWIATVWITKYVSLGSIFLAVSVPLIAAFSGKGIDIVILAITACIIICYKHKDNIDRLILGTERKVGEKA
- a CDS encoding threonine synthase, with translation MYKGVIERYKKYLPISSKTPVVSLNEGDTPLIYACHLSELAGNGMEVYLKYEGLNPTGSFKDRGMTVAVTKAIEEGSRAVMCASTGNTSASAAAYAARGSIKCIVLIPSGAIALGKLAQALIHGAKVIAIDGNFDDALTLVIAITDKYPITLVNSINPYRIEGQKTGAFEICDAFDGEAPDYHVIPVGNAGNITAYWKGYKEYNKAGKSKNLPKMVGFQAEGSAPIVRGHVVKKPDTIATAIKIGNPASWKQAVAARDESGGEIDMVSDEEILNAYKILADKEGVFAEPASAASVAGLLKYSKKGYFKKDSRVVCVLTGHGLKDPDRAIASVEKPKVLPNDLKAVLEEMAL